One Clostridium sp. CM027 genomic window carries:
- a CDS encoding DUF4153 domain-containing protein has translation MEKRFVQAIIIKDNRVLMAYGHKENKEDINFFVKGEINGWESADNAIGRVITEEINMPYKVVFKLNTQSCLYTETYLVNIESVSDNFDFSIKKIEKSVGNLDMDGLKWISLSEKEEFRRSDINYLRILLEECIEQDYSESWLKSVEDLLFSYPDYKYNNMQLLKKKRMKEIKNIDSQIGIHEKIYTMGIALILSIICERFFNGKQIGVSIPIFYIMFMGFFLWSVREKIRIKNSIGYITIIPTLLIALNYSIHSNNVLNLFNGIMILVLAGVSTVLIRYENIKWDSADVIKKVISIGIKAIVENACKPFTFSKCSITTRNKKEISSTKKNILRGVIISIPLLIVILVLLTSADMVFKDYVTNFSIGIKDIDVGKIIGSLLVIIITFIIIFSYIWSFKYSCDGGRTKNKDIQWEPVTVLTIIFMINIVYLLFSIVQFSYLYGGGDNFLPHEFTYSEYARKGFFELVAVTIINFTILLSSMKFIKKDNKTINIISNVFLTVLVAFTLNMLFSAHYKMSLYEQTYGFTYLRIFVHIFMLMLFMLFIVAVIGIWNRRIPLNKILIVIVLSMFILVNYINVDRIIAEKNIDIYYKTQKIDVQYLKTLSYDAIPEILRLKDDSNAFISSEINTYINNMKKELLEGDSWYEFNYSKYRARKVIE, from the coding sequence ATGGAGAAGAGGTTTGTGCAAGCTATTATTATAAAAGATAATAGGGTTCTTATGGCATATGGTCATAAAGAAAATAAAGAAGATATTAATTTTTTTGTAAAAGGAGAAATTAATGGATGGGAAAGTGCTGATAATGCAATTGGACGCGTGATTACAGAGGAAATAAATATGCCTTATAAAGTTGTTTTTAAACTTAATACACAGTCTTGTTTATATACAGAAACTTATTTAGTTAATATAGAAAGTGTAAGTGATAATTTTGATTTTTCAATAAAAAAAATTGAAAAATCTGTAGGTAATTTAGATATGGATGGTCTAAAATGGATTTCTTTATCTGAAAAAGAAGAATTTCGTAGAAGTGATATAAATTATTTGAGAATTTTATTGGAAGAATGTATAGAGCAAGATTATAGTGAAAGTTGGTTAAAATCAGTGGAAGACTTGTTGTTTTCTTATCCAGATTATAAGTATAATAATATGCAACTATTAAAGAAAAAACGTATGAAGGAAATAAAAAACATAGATTCCCAAATTGGTATACATGAAAAAATATATACTATGGGCATTGCACTTATTTTATCAATAATTTGTGAAAGATTTTTTAATGGTAAACAAATTGGTGTTTCTATTCCTATTTTTTATATTATGTTCATGGGATTTTTTTTATGGAGTGTAAGAGAAAAGATTAGGATTAAAAATAGTATTGGATATATTACCATTATTCCTACATTGCTAATAGCATTAAATTATTCTATTCACTCTAATAATGTTTTGAACTTGTTTAACGGGATTATGATATTGGTACTTGCTGGAGTAAGTACAGTATTAATTAGGTATGAGAATATAAAATGGGATAGTGCAGATGTAATAAAGAAAGTGATTAGCATAGGCATTAAAGCTATTGTAGAGAATGCTTGTAAGCCTTTTACATTTAGTAAATGTAGTATAACTACGAGAAATAAAAAAGAAATAAGTTCTACGAAGAAAAATATATTAAGAGGAGTAATTATTTCTATCCCATTATTAATTGTTATTTTAGTTTTATTAACATCAGCAGATATGGTATTCAAGGACTATGTAACCAATTTTTCAATTGGAATTAAGGATATAGACGTAGGTAAAATCATAGGCAGTTTATTAGTTATTATCATAACTTTCATAATTATATTTTCATATATATGGAGCTTTAAATATAGCTGTGATGGGGGCAGAACTAAAAATAAGGATATACAATGGGAGCCAGTTACTGTTTTAACAATCATTTTTATGATAAATATAGTATATCTTTTATTTTCAATAGTACAGTTTTCTTATCTTTATGGTGGAGGGGATAATTTTCTTCCTCACGAATTTACTTATTCAGAATATGCAAGAAAAGGGTTCTTTGAGCTTGTGGCTGTTACAATAATTAATTTTACAATATTACTAAGCAGTATGAAATTTATTAAAAAGGACAATAAGACAATAAATATAATATCCAATGTATTTTTAACCGTGCTTGTAGCATTTACATTAAACATGCTATTTTCAGCTCATTATAAGATGTCTTTATATGAGCAAACTTATGGATTTACCTATTTAAGGATTTTCGTTCATATATTTATGCTGATGTTATTTATGTTATTTATAGTAGCGGTAATTGGCATTTGGAATAGAAGAATACCACTTAATAAGATTTTAATAGTAATTGTTTTGAGTATGTTTATATTAGTGAACTATATTAATGTAGATAGAATAATTGCTGAAAAAAATATAGACATATATTATAAAACTCAGAAAATTGATGTACAATATCTAAAAACTTTATCATATGATGCTATTCCAGAGATATTAAGACTAAAAGATGATTCTAACGCTTTCATTTCTAGTGAGATAAATACTTATATAAACAATATGAAGAAAGAGTTATTAGAAGGCGATTCCTGGTATGAATTTAATTATTCTAAATATAGAGCTAGAAAGGTTATAGAGTAA
- a CDS encoding BMP family ABC transporter substrate-binding protein gives MISFSSVEEYKKASKLAKVKYHMDISRGASGHILSLDSILKKIDIVAEVPLGIKSIPLKKIIGSYFYTRSRDFATNFLPLASIDSEFSMKWQAVYAHHIKDGIIDPVKIYEYMNEFYVMEGNKRVSVLKYVDAYAIEGDVTRLVPKKDENDLNNIIYYEFLNFNNETGINAIWFSREGSFTELLKYLDGYNPKLNLFSNKYEHFLKNVYSPFRNTFYELGGDKLNITTGDAFLKYIKIYGISDEFIETKRKSRVRKFLGELKILSRNNAVEIQTEPFDVRRKNVITSFTNLVGPHKKLRVAFIFEKTIDTSGWSYVHNLGRLYAQNELEGEIETFVIDNFQTEGDSYERLRELCEKDYDIIFTTCPSYLNITLRAALKYDNIKFFNCSPVKAFRNVSTYFGRSHEPRFLLGLIAGAITKSNIIGYIDIYNETEVITGINAFSLGVKTVNPNAKVMISWLNETGDINHSKELIQGLQRLGADLIMQNDLTALGKGSRDFGLYSLKYSEKEDKWIPEVNYALITWDWGQFYEKILRNIVNGSFKGIFSTESKRVSFWWGMDSGLVDIIYSKHNVPIQTQKLVVIMRELIIENRFHTFTGPVHDTKGQLRINDGDIGNYEDMLYMDWFVDNVVGKLPVEE, from the coding sequence ATGATCAGTTTTTCATCTGTTGAAGAATATAAAAAGGCTAGCAAATTGGCTAAAGTTAAATATCACATGGACATATCAAGAGGGGCTTCTGGCCATATATTATCCTTAGATAGTATTTTAAAAAAAATAGATATAGTAGCGGAAGTCCCTTTAGGAATAAAAAGCATTCCATTAAAAAAAATAATAGGATCCTATTTTTATACAAGGAGTAGGGATTTTGCAACGAACTTTCTTCCTCTAGCTAGTATTGATAGCGAATTCTCTATGAAATGGCAAGCGGTCTATGCTCATCACATTAAAGATGGAATAATTGACCCTGTAAAAATTTATGAGTATATGAATGAATTTTATGTTATGGAGGGAAATAAGCGTGTAAGTGTATTAAAATACGTGGATGCCTATGCGATAGAGGGCGATGTTACTAGGCTAGTTCCTAAAAAGGATGAGAATGATTTAAATAACATAATATATTATGAATTTTTGAACTTTAATAATGAGACTGGGATAAATGCTATTTGGTTTTCCAGGGAGGGTAGCTTTACCGAGCTTTTGAAGTATTTGGATGGATATAATCCGAAGCTTAACTTATTTTCAAATAAATACGAGCATTTTTTAAAAAATGTTTATTCACCTTTTAGAAATACCTTTTACGAATTAGGTGGAGATAAATTAAATATTACCACTGGAGATGCGTTTTTAAAATATATAAAAATTTATGGAATCTCAGACGAATTCATAGAAACAAAGAGAAAATCAAGGGTTCGTAAGTTCTTAGGAGAACTTAAAATACTTTCAAGAAACAATGCAGTAGAAATCCAAACGGAACCTTTTGATGTGCGCAGGAAAAATGTTATTACTTCATTTACAAATTTAGTAGGCCCACATAAAAAATTAAGAGTAGCTTTTATTTTTGAAAAGACTATTGATACATCAGGTTGGAGTTATGTTCATAATCTAGGAAGACTGTATGCACAAAATGAATTAGAAGGTGAAATAGAAACTTTTGTTATAGATAATTTTCAAACTGAGGGTGATAGTTATGAAAGATTAAGGGAGTTATGTGAAAAAGATTATGACATTATATTTACTACATGTCCATCTTATCTTAATATAACTTTGAGGGCGGCTTTAAAGTATGACAATATTAAATTTTTTAACTGCTCTCCCGTAAAGGCTTTTAGAAATGTAAGTACTTATTTTGGGCGTTCTCATGAACCAAGGTTTTTACTAGGGCTTATTGCCGGGGCTATTACAAAATCAAATATTATAGGATATATAGATATTTATAATGAAACAGAAGTTATAACGGGGATTAATGCTTTTTCATTAGGTGTTAAAACTGTAAATCCGAATGCGAAAGTTATGATTTCTTGGCTTAATGAAACAGGGGATATCAATCATTCAAAGGAATTAATTCAAGGGCTTCAAAGGCTCGGTGCAGATCTCATAATGCAAAATGACCTAACAGCTTTAGGTAAGGGGTCAAGAGATTTTGGACTATATTCACTAAAGTATAGTGAAAAAGAGGATAAATGGATACCGGAAGTGAATTATGCTTTAATTACATGGGATTGGGGACAGTTCTATGAGAAAATACTTAGAAATATAGTAAATGGTAGTTTTAAAGGTATTTTTAGTACTGAATCTAAACGAGTAAGTTTTTGGTGGGGGATGGACTCGGGACTTGTGGATATTATATATTCAAAACATAATGTACCAATTCAAACTCAAAAATTAGTAGTTATAATGCGCGAATTAATTATTGAAAACAGATTCCACACTTTTACTGGTCCGGTGCACGATACAAAAGGTCAACTTAGGATAAATGATGGTGATATAGGAAACTACGAGGATATGTTATATATGGACTGGTTTGTAGACAATGTTGTAGGAAAACTTCCGGTGGAGGAGTAG
- the thiI gene encoding tRNA uracil 4-sulfurtransferase ThiI — MRKLILVKFAPEIFLKGLNRGKFEKKLKDNIKNAIRDLNYEFVEDQGRWFIYSEMMEGIIEKVKNVFGVMEVCVVTQVEASMESIEKQALLDMIESAAKTFKVETNRANKKFSPGSMDVSRKVGGYILQNNEDVSVDVHNPECTINVEIRNMAYIYAKRIKAVGGLPYGMNGSTMLMLSGGIDSPVAGYMMARRGVELHAVYYHSHPYTSERAKDKVKQLTSILKEYTGKLTLYVVPFTEIQMQIIEKCREDELTIIMRRFMMRLACALAEKYGINSVTTGESIGQVASQTMEGLVVSDDVSDRPVFRPLIAMDKIDIIDVSRKIETYETSILPYEDCCTIFVPKHPKTKPRLIEIIKSESVLDIDSLVEKAILDMEIYK, encoded by the coding sequence ATGAGAAAATTAATTTTAGTAAAATTTGCACCAGAAATCTTTTTAAAAGGGCTCAACAGAGGTAAATTCGAAAAAAAACTTAAAGACAATATAAAAAATGCTATAAGAGACTTAAATTACGAATTTGTTGAAGATCAAGGAAGATGGTTTATATACTCAGAAATGATGGAGGGAATTATAGAGAAGGTTAAAAATGTTTTTGGAGTAATGGAGGTTTGCGTAGTTACACAGGTTGAAGCTTCTATGGAGAGTATTGAAAAGCAAGCACTTTTAGACATGATAGAAAGCGCCGCTAAAACTTTTAAAGTAGAAACTAATAGAGCAAACAAAAAATTTAGCCCAGGGTCTATGGACGTAAGTCGAAAAGTAGGGGGTTATATATTACAAAATAACGAAGACGTAAGTGTAGATGTACATAATCCAGAGTGTACAATAAATGTTGAAATAAGAAATATGGCATACATTTATGCTAAAAGAATAAAGGCAGTGGGTGGATTACCTTATGGAATGAATGGTAGTACTATGCTTATGTTATCAGGAGGTATAGACTCACCTGTTGCAGGCTACATGATGGCAAGACGTGGGGTAGAACTTCATGCAGTTTATTATCATAGCCATCCGTATACTAGTGAAAGAGCAAAGGATAAGGTAAAGCAATTAACTAGTATTTTAAAAGAATACACCGGTAAATTGACTTTGTATGTTGTACCTTTTACTGAAATCCAGATGCAAATTATAGAAAAGTGTAGAGAAGACGAATTAACAATAATTATGAGAAGATTTATGATGAGGCTTGCGTGTGCTCTAGCCGAAAAATATGGCATAAATTCAGTAACTACAGGAGAAAGCATAGGGCAGGTAGCTAGTCAAACTATGGAGGGACTTGTAGTAAGTGATGATGTTTCTGATAGACCAGTGTTTAGACCACTGATCGCTATGGATAAAATAGATATTATAGATGTGTCAAGAAAAATAGAAACTTACGAAACCTCTATTTTACCTTATGAGGATTGTTGTACAATTTTTGTTCCTAAACATCCAAAAACAAAACCAAGGTTAATTGAGATAATTAAATCTGAATCAGTTTTAGATATTGATAGTCTAGTTGAGAAGGCTATTTTGGATATGGAAATTTATAAATAA
- a CDS encoding DMT family transporter produces MKITDKKKSILADMSLLLVAIFWGGGFIAVKGALDSLTPFYIMAMRFSISAIIMLLIFRKKVKLITKNELKVGTLVGLLLFLGFAAQTIGMKYTTAGKNAFLTGTNVVIVPFLYWIISKKKPDTYSLISAFLCFVGIGMLTLDGGIRIGLGDGLTLLCAVFFAAHIVSVGFFTEKVDAISLVIIQLGAAAVFSIIAALIYEPMPQSLNSDTILAISYLAIFSTMIAFIIQNVAQKYTTSTHAAIILCLESVFGSILSVVMLNEIFTSKMILGCLIIFVAIITTETKLNFLKIKKISATP; encoded by the coding sequence ATGAAAATTACTGACAAAAAAAAGAGTATCCTTGCCGATATGTCTTTGCTTTTAGTTGCAATTTTTTGGGGCGGTGGTTTTATAGCTGTAAAAGGTGCTTTAGATAGTCTTACACCCTTTTATATTATGGCAATGCGTTTTAGTATTTCTGCGATTATTATGCTTTTAATTTTCAGAAAGAAGGTTAAACTTATTACTAAAAATGAACTTAAGGTTGGTACTTTGGTTGGACTTCTCTTGTTTTTAGGCTTTGCTGCTCAAACTATTGGTATGAAATATACAACTGCTGGTAAAAATGCTTTTTTAACTGGAACTAATGTAGTTATTGTGCCCTTCCTTTATTGGATAATTAGCAAAAAAAAGCCAGATACATATTCATTAATATCTGCATTTTTGTGTTTTGTTGGAATAGGAATGCTAACCTTAGATGGAGGTATACGTATTGGACTGGGTGATGGTTTAACTCTATTATGTGCAGTATTTTTTGCAGCTCATATAGTTTCTGTTGGATTTTTCACTGAAAAAGTTGATGCTATATCACTTGTAATAATACAGTTAGGTGCCGCTGCAGTATTTTCAATTATAGCCGCTTTAATTTATGAACCAATGCCACAATCATTAAATTCAGATACAATACTTGCAATTAGTTATTTAGCAATTTTTAGCACAATGATTGCATTTATTATACAAAATGTAGCTCAGAAATATACCACTTCTACTCATGCTGCTATTATCTTATGTTTAGAATCTGTTTTCGGTTCTATTTTATCTGTTGTAATGCTTAATGAGATATTTACATCAAAAATGATTTTAGGATGTTTAATTATATTTGTTGCAATTATAACAACAGAAACTAAATTAAATTTCTTAAAAATCAAGAAAATATCCGCTACTCCATAA
- a CDS encoding phosphatase PAP2 family protein yields the protein MLYYLATSINLGWNQFYIAVSKSSDPELQILITLLVFIILYLWNNKLEAICCVFNIGITGFTNLMLKNTVQRSRPLGVRLVEADGYSFPSGHSSISTAIGIVLIYFILKRMKNKKIAYLLSCFIFAYLILVGVSRVYVGVHYPTDVLGGWVIAILWSFISLAAYRFCMNKGLNEYLDKHFTIKLNIFKHKPKSK from the coding sequence ATGCTTTATTATTTAGCAACTTCTATAAATTTGGGATGGAATCAATTTTATATTGCTGTTTCAAAATCTTCTGACCCTGAATTACAGATTTTAATAACCCTATTGGTTTTTATTATATTATATCTTTGGAACAACAAATTGGAAGCCATTTGCTGTGTATTTAATATTGGAATTACTGGCTTTACCAATTTGATGCTTAAAAACACTGTACAACGATCTAGACCCCTGGGAGTAAGATTAGTTGAAGCTGATGGCTATAGTTTCCCTAGCGGCCATTCTTCGATTTCTACAGCTATTGGTATTGTTCTTATTTACTTTATACTTAAGCGAATGAAGAATAAAAAAATTGCCTATCTACTTAGCTGTTTTATATTCGCATATTTAATTCTTGTAGGAGTTAGTAGGGTTTATGTGGGTGTTCACTATCCAACAGATGTGCTTGGTGGATGGGTTATCGCTATACTATGGTCTTTCATTAGTCTTGCAGCTTATAGGTTTTGTATGAACAAAGGACTAAACGAGTATTTAGATAAACATTTCACTATTAAACTTAATATTTTTAAACATAAACCAAAATCTAAATAG
- a CDS encoding cysteine desulfurase family protein: protein MEIYLDNSATTKPYEAVIEDVCSTMRNYYGNPSSAHSLGFKAEQKLREIRVNIASSINASSEEIIFTSGGSESNNFLIKGFAKTSSNIITTKIEHPSVLDTFKALEDLGIKVTYIDVDESGRIDIENLIDSIDKNTQIVSVMHVNNEVGVVQDIELIGKRIKEKSSRAKFHVDAVQSYGKIPIDVQKCNIDLLSTSAHKIHGPRGIGFAYIRKGLIPGSLINGGGQERNLRSGTENLAGIVGFGTAVETSCKNQHENFNSVLEVKKYFIEKLSKLDDVIINSKLEDHFIPYILSVSFKGIKGEVLLHALEAKGIYVSTGSACSSKNHKSSEILKALGRSLEEQGGTIRFSFSECNNKDEIDYVIIELNKSLKFLRKMNKR, encoded by the coding sequence ATGGAAATATATTTAGATAACAGTGCAACTACTAAGCCTTATGAAGCAGTTATTGAGGATGTATGTAGTACTATGAGAAATTATTATGGTAATCCATCTTCAGCACATAGTTTGGGGTTTAAGGCAGAGCAAAAACTTAGAGAGATAAGGGTAAATATTGCGAGTAGCATAAATGCTAGCAGTGAGGAAATAATATTTACATCAGGAGGAAGTGAAAGTAATAATTTTCTTATAAAGGGGTTTGCTAAAACATCTTCAAATATAATAACTACTAAAATAGAGCATCCAAGTGTATTAGACACATTTAAGGCGTTAGAAGATTTAGGAATAAAGGTTACTTATATTGATGTAGATGAAAGTGGTAGAATTGATATAGAAAATCTTATAGACAGTATAGATAAGAATACTCAAATTGTTAGCGTAATGCACGTTAATAACGAAGTAGGTGTAGTGCAGGATATTGAGCTTATAGGAAAACGAATTAAAGAGAAAAGTAGTAGGGCTAAATTTCATGTGGATGCAGTACAAAGTTACGGAAAGATTCCTATTGATGTACAAAAGTGTAATATTGATTTACTATCGACTAGTGCACATAAAATACATGGACCACGCGGAATTGGATTTGCATATATACGGAAAGGACTTATACCGGGTAGCTTAATAAATGGGGGAGGACAAGAAAGAAATTTAAGATCTGGTACAGAAAATCTTGCTGGAATTGTGGGATTTGGAACTGCAGTAGAGACTAGCTGCAAAAATCAACATGAGAATTTTAACAGTGTTTTAGAGGTAAAGAAATATTTTATAGAAAAACTGTCTAAGTTAGATGATGTTATAATTAATAGCAAACTAGAAGATCATTTTATACCGTATATATTAAGTGTTTCATTTAAAGGGATTAAAGGAGAAGTATTACTTCATGCATTAGAAGCAAAAGGGATATATGTGTCTACAGGTTCAGCATGTTCTTCTAAAAATCATAAAAGTAGTGAAATATTAAAGGCACTTGGAAGAAGTTTAGAGGAGCAAGGTGGAACTATACGGTTTAGTTTTTCAGAGTGCAATAATAAGGATGAAATAGACTATGTTATAATCGAATTAAATAAATCACTAAAGTTTTTAAGAAAGATGAACAAAAGATAA
- the ptsG gene encoding glucose-specific PTS transporter subunit IIBC: MKKAFGVLQKVGKALMLPVALLPAAGLLLGFGNMFQSEQFLANAPIFNAGWFQLVAKIMEQSGDVIFGNLALLFAVGVAVGLAEGEGVAGLAAIVGFLIMNKTLGIVSGVTLDLTVGHAHPEFANVLGIPTLSTGVFGGIIIGIVAAQLYKKYYNIELPSYLGFFAGKRFVPIATAVAAIGIGIAMSFVWPPIQHGLNVFSKSMIEANPTVSAFVFGVIERSLIPFGLHHIFYNPFWYQFGEYINKAGQVVNGDQAIFMAQLKDGVSFTAGTFMAGKFPFMMFGLPAAALAMIHEAKPEKRVLIAGIMGSAALTSFLTGITEPIEFSFLFVAPVLFGIHCVFAGLSFMTMQLLNVKIGMTFSGGLIDYLLFGVIPNRTTWWLVIPVGLALAVIYYFGFRFVIRKWNLKTPGREVDEEEGTSTTKTNLKGQEHAILVLKALGGKENITNLDACITRLRVSVVDAKNVDKAELKKLGAAGVLEVGDSIQAIFGTRAEHIKTEVKEVIAKGLDK, encoded by the coding sequence ATGAAAAAAGCTTTTGGTGTTTTACAAAAGGTAGGAAAAGCTTTAATGCTACCAGTAGCGCTATTACCAGCTGCAGGGTTACTGCTTGGATTCGGTAATATGTTTCAAAGTGAACAATTTTTAGCAAATGCACCGATATTTAATGCTGGTTGGTTCCAATTAGTAGCTAAAATTATGGAACAGTCTGGCGATGTTATTTTTGGTAATCTTGCATTATTATTTGCAGTAGGGGTTGCGGTAGGTCTAGCCGAGGGCGAAGGAGTTGCAGGACTTGCAGCAATAGTTGGGTTCTTAATAATGAATAAAACTTTAGGTATTGTCTCAGGAGTCACTCTAGATTTAACAGTGGGTCATGCACATCCAGAGTTTGCAAACGTATTAGGAATTCCAACACTTTCAACAGGAGTATTTGGCGGTATTATAATAGGTATTGTAGCGGCACAATTATATAAAAAATATTACAACATTGAGTTACCTTCTTACCTCGGATTCTTTGCAGGTAAGAGATTTGTACCTATAGCTACAGCAGTAGCTGCAATTGGAATAGGTATTGCAATGAGTTTTGTATGGCCTCCAATTCAACATGGTTTAAATGTCTTCTCAAAAAGTATGATTGAGGCTAATCCAACAGTATCAGCCTTCGTATTTGGAGTAATAGAAAGATCATTAATTCCATTTGGATTACATCACATTTTCTATAATCCATTTTGGTATCAATTTGGTGAGTATATAAACAAAGCTGGTCAAGTAGTTAACGGAGATCAAGCTATTTTTATGGCTCAGTTAAAAGATGGAGTATCATTTACAGCAGGAACCTTTATGGCCGGTAAATTCCCATTTATGATGTTTGGGCTTCCAGCAGCAGCACTTGCAATGATTCATGAAGCAAAACCTGAAAAAAGGGTGTTAATAGCTGGTATTATGGGGTCAGCAGCTCTAACTTCTTTCTTAACAGGTATTACAGAACCAATTGAATTTTCATTCTTATTCGTAGCACCAGTATTGTTCGGAATTCACTGCGTATTTGCAGGATTATCATTTATGACAATGCAGCTTTTAAATGTTAAAATAGGAATGACATTTTCAGGTGGACTTATAGATTACTTGTTATTTGGTGTAATTCCAAATAGAACAACTTGGTGGTTAGTAATTCCTGTAGGATTAGCATTAGCAGTGATTTACTACTTCGGCTTCCGTTTTGTTATAAGAAAATGGAATCTTAAAACTCCAGGTCGTGAAGTAGATGAAGAAGAAGGCACAAGTACTACAAAAACTAATCTTAAAGGTCAAGAACATGCAATATTAGTATTAAAAGCATTAGGTGGAAAAGAAAATATAACAAATTTAGATGCTTGCATTACTCGCTTACGTGTAAGTGTTGTAGATGCTAAAAATGTTGATAAGGCAGAACTTAAGAAATTAGGAGCTGCGGGAGTTCTTGAAGTTGGTGACAGCATTCAAGCAATATTTGGAACAAGAGCAGAGCATATAAAAACAGAGGTTAAAGAGGTTATAGCTAAGGGTTTAGATAAATAA
- a CDS encoding metallophosphoesterase: protein MIKVKVLLVSDIEDSYIWDHFDCERFKEIQMVISCGDLKADYLEYLANMIKAPVFYVNGNHDISYLEKPPAGCIPIDDKIIVYKNIRILGLGGSIDYNKGPFQYSQKEMQKRVSKLKLCLWKNKGFDILVTHSPAKGMGDGKDLCHQGFEVFIDILNKYSPKYFFYAHQHLVYGKGDRKMIYNTTTLINAFKYHIIEI from the coding sequence GTGATTAAAGTTAAAGTTCTATTAGTTTCAGATATAGAAGATAGTTACATTTGGGATCATTTTGATTGTGAAAGGTTTAAAGAAATTCAGATGGTAATTTCATGTGGAGATTTAAAAGCAGATTATTTAGAATATCTAGCGAATATGATTAAAGCACCTGTATTTTATGTTAACGGTAATCATGATATATCATATTTAGAAAAACCACCAGCTGGATGTATCCCTATCGATGATAAGATAATAGTATATAAAAATATTAGAATACTAGGTCTTGGAGGATCTATTGACTATAATAAAGGCCCTTTTCAATATTCTCAAAAGGAAATGCAAAAAAGAGTTTCGAAATTAAAATTGTGTTTATGGAAGAATAAAGGGTTTGATATATTAGTCACCCATTCACCTGCAAAAGGTATGGGTGATGGAAAGGATCTTTGTCATCAGGGATTTGAAGTATTTATCGATATTTTAAATAAATACTCTCCGAAATATTTCTTTTACGCTCATCAGCATTTGGTCTATGGGAAAGGTGATAGAAAAATGATTTATAACACCACCACTCTTATAAATGCATTTAAATATCATATTATTGAAATATAA